GGCAGCGCGCTTCATCGTCAGTACCAACTGCGCAAAGGGATCGGTTGTTGCCGAGGCAAGCTCGAAGCCGATGTAATCGTCGGGATCCCAGTAGCCGTCGTTGTTGAAAAATCCCGCTTCGGCGGTCAGCCAATGTTCCCCGGGATAAACCGCCATGCCCTCCAGCGCGGTGAGGACACCGGCGTGAAAGGTCCCGTCATGTCGATCTTCATCGGCGAAGTGAGCCGCCAGCGCCTGTTTGGTTTCAGGCCTCTTCCCCTGCTCGACCATCCACTGGCGCAGCCGTTTGGTATCGGGAAAGTCATGCAATGGCGAGGAGTTGCCGGGGATGTACAACAAGACCCTGCCGCTGGCACGGTCGCGAAAGCACCAGATGTCTGTCGCGGTGTATCGATAGAGCTTCAACCGACTCGCCTCGATGCTTGAGGGAATCCGCGTCGGCGCTTGCAACTGCTGCATCGTCAGCGTTTCCCATGCCTGATCGCGGGGCAATCCGGCCGCTTGCATGGCCAGTTCGAAGCCCTGTCGGGACAAAACGTTTTCCTGGCGCTGCAACCATGCCGACATGACAAAAGCGGCTTTGGTCGATGTTCTCAGGGGATAGGGTCTGGCATCCGTTATCGCTTGATCAGAGGGCCAGGCCTTGTCGACATAGGCCTGATACTTGTCCTTGAAAAACAGTGTCCAGACCCATTTTTTGTAGTCCGCCGGCCTGAGGTTGATCTGAGTTTGCGGTCCATAGACCTGCGGTTGCGTGGACAGATAGATGCCTTCATACGTCTTGTGATTGCCGCTACCGCGGTCGGCGAACTCATCGACATGGCTGACGATGCGAACAGGGGGCCCGACGTCCGGCGGCGTATACAAGCCGAAGGCGGTTTCACCGAAGCGCCCGTCGCCAACGGTCTGGTAATTGGAAAGCAGCGTTTCGACCAGTGTTCGTGAACTCGCCACCTGCCCCTGGTGCACCCCGTTTTGTGCGGGATGACCCCGGTAGTCGTAATCGAGGGTGACCAGCAAGGCGGTCTGCGGATCAATGCCCGCGCCCCACTTTTGCTTGATCAGCTGTTCGCCAAATTGACCGGGGCTTTGTGGAAGGGCAGTGTCCACGACGGCTTTGAGCTCGTCGCGCAGGGGTAAAGGCGCTGCAGGATCCTGCGGGGAAACCGGGTCGTGTGAAGGTGTGCTCATGGTGCATTCCTTTGCAATCAATGGAGGAATGTCACCCTATCCAGTGCGGACTTTGCGAAACATCGGAGTGATCGCCAGCAGTGCCTGGAAAGTTCGCTGCTGCCGAGTGGAAACTGGATGGCTGATAAAAGCACCTGTGGGAGCGAGCCTGCTCGCTCCCACAGAGATGTCACCAGAAACGCTGCTGGGTCAACCGGCTCCACCAACTCAGCAAAACGCGATCCACCGAGCCACTGGCCGCCATGCCGATGCGCTCCGGCAGGCTTTTGCGTTCGGCGTAGTGCAGGTGATAGAGCTCCGATTGCTTGGCGCGCTCAGCCAGGTATTCGTCGCTGGTCTTGAGTTCGTCCACCAGTTGTTTGTCCAGCGCGGCCACACCAAGCCAGATTTCGCCGGTGGCCACTTCATCGATGGCCAGCTGCGGGCGATAGCGGGAAACGAAGTTCTTGAACAACTGGTGAGTGATGTCCAGGTCTTCCTGGAACTTCTCACGGCCCTTCTCGGTGTTTTCACCAAACACCGTCAGGGTGCGTTTGTATTCGCCGGCGGTCAGTACTTCGAAGTCGATGTCGTGTTTTTTCAGCAGGCGATTGACGTTGGGCAACTGCGCGACCACGCCGATCGAACCGAGGATGGCGAACGGTGCGCTGATGATCTTCTGACCGATGCACGCCATCATGTAGCCGCCGCTGGCCGCCACCTTGTCGATACACACGGTCAGCGGCACGCCGGCTTCACGGATGCGCGCCAGCTGCGAAGACGCCAGGCCGTAGCTGTGCACCATGCCGCCGCCGCTTTCCAGACGCAGGACCACTTCATCCTTGGGCGTGGCCAGCGTCAGCAGCGCGGTGATTTCATGACGCAGGCTTTCGGTGGCCGAGGCCTTGATGTCGCCGTTGAAGTCCAGCACGAACACCCGTGGCTTGGCCTCGGGCTTTTTCTTCTGCTTCTTCTCGGTCTTGACCTGGGATTTTCGCAAGGCCTTGAGCTGGTCCTTGTCGAGCAAGGTCTGCTCCAGGCGCTCACGCAGCCCTTTGTAGAAATCATTGAGTTTGCTGACCTGCAACTGGCCGGCGGTCTTGCGTCGACCTTTGCTGCGCAAGGCCGCAAAGCTGGCCAGGACCACCAGAATGGCGATCACCAGGGTCACGGTCTTGGCCAGAAAAACAGCGTATTCGGACAAAAAATCCACACAGGACTCCTCAAGCGATGCGCGACGTGAAGCGCGCGGGATACCTCCAGCATACCCATGCGTCGGCGTTGCGACCAGTCGTGAAACCTTCACCGACGGGCCTGTAACGGGCATTTCAAACAAGCGTATGTTTTTTCATTGACAGCTCACCGCCATCCTCATAACCTCGCCAAACCTTCAACGTACCGGGACGACGCGGACGTGGGCAGCATCTACTTGATTCGACATGGCCAGGCCTCCTTCGGTGCGGACGACTACGACGTCCTCTCCCCGACCGGTATTCGCCAGGCAGAAATCCTTGGCCAGCACCTGGCCGAACTCGGTATCAGCTTCGATCGCTGCCTGGCGGGCGACTTGCGTCGCCAGCAACACACCGCCACCAGCGCCCTGGAACAATTCGCTGCCGTGGGCCTGCCGGTGCCGATCCTGGAAACCGACTCCGCCTTCAATGAATTCGACGCCGACGCGGTGATTCGCGCACTGCTTCCCGCGATGCTGCCCGATGAGCCGCACGCCCTGGACATCCTGCGCAACGCCGCGCAAAACCGCGCCGAGTTCCAGCGCATCTTTGCCCTGATCATCGAACGCTGGCTGGCCGGCACCTACGACACGCCGGAGCTGGAAAGCTGGCTGGGCTTTGTCGAACGGGTCCGCGGCGGATTGAACAGGATTCTCGAACAGGCCGACAACACCCAGAAAATCGCGGTGTTCACCTCCGGCGGCACCATCACCGCCCTGCTCCACCTCATTACTCAGATGCCTGCCAAACAGGCCTTTGAACTGAACTGGCAAATCGTTAACACCTCGCTCAACCACCTGAAATTTCGTGGCCGCGAGGTGGCCCTGGCTTCTTTCAACGGTCATGCGCACCTGCAACTGTTGAAAGCCCCGGAACTCATCACCTTCCGCTGAGTCCGGACTATTGTGACCCTGGCTGTACTCACCCAGCTGTTATTACCCTGCTCCAATTACCAAAAAAAGGATCAAACCATGACCTCCGTAGCTGATGCCGTACAAGCAATGAAAGCCAAGTTCAACCCAGCCGCTGCTGCCGGTCTGGACCTGGTCTTCGGTTTCCGCATCGACGAGACCAAGCACTTCTCCCTGGTCGTCAAGGACAGCACCTGCGAGCTGAAAGAAGGCGAGAACCCGGACGCCCAGGTGACCCTGGTGATGGACGGCGAAACCCTGGAAGGCATCGTCAGCGGCGAAACCGACGGCATGCAGGCATTCATGGGCGGCAAACTGCGCGCTGAAGGCGACATGATGCTGGCAATGAAACTGTCCGAGCTGTTCCCGGCCTAAGAGAAGCCTCTCTGGCTATACACGAAACCCGCCCTTGTGGCGGGTTTTGTCATTGTAGGAGCGAGCCTGCTTGCGATGGACTCAAGGGCACCGCGTTTAGCCAATCAACACGCGTCATCGTTAACGTCCATCGCGAGCAGGCTCGCTCCTACAGGTACAATGCCACCACTCCCCACACCGGCCACCCCATGGACATCGACCTCGCCCGCACCTTCCTGGAAATCGTCCGCCACGGCAGCCTGGCCGCAGCCGCCGAGAAGCTCCACGTCACCCAGACCGCGATCACCGCACGGGTGCAGAAACTCGAAAGCCAACTGGGCAGCACGCTGTTTGTGCGCAATCGCGCCGGTGCGCGCCTGACGCCCAATGGCGAAGCTTTCGTGGTGTATGCCAATCAACTGGTGGAAACCTGGGAAGCCGCGCGCCGGGATCTGCCGCTGCCCGAGGGCTATCACGATGTGTTGCACATCGGTGGCGAAGTCAGCCTGTGCAACCCGTTGATGCTCAGTTGGGCGGCGGAACTGCGGGAAAAGATTCCCAGCCATGCCCTGCGCATGGAAATTCGCGACGGCGAAAACCTGCTGCGGCAACTGGAACTGGGGGTGCTCGATGCAGCCCTGGTCTATCAGCCCGAATACTGGCCGCGCCTGCAGGTCGAACAGGTACTGGAAGAGAAGCTGGTCCTGGTGCGCCTGCCCGGGCGGGCCGACCCATACGTGTACATCGATTGGGGCCAGGATTTCCGTCGGCAACACGACGCCGCGCTGCCTGAGAAGGCCAAGGCGCCGCTGAGCTTCAACCTCGGTCCTCTGGGCTTGCAATACATTCTGGAAAATGGCGGCAGCGGCTACTTCCGCACCCGCGTCGTGCAGAGCTATCTGGAAAGCGGCGTGCTGGAACAAGTGCCCAAGGCTCCGGAATTCAACTATCCGACCTACCTGGTCTACTCCCGTGACCGCGACTCGCCCATCCTGCAACAGGCCTTCGACCTGCTGCGCGAAGTCATCCGCACCGATGATGACTGGTCGCAACGCTGGGACCCGTTGTCCTGAGTCCGGTTTACACCGGATGATGGCACTTGTGTCATCTTGGTTCGGCCAGCCAGTGCACCGGGATCGACTAATCTGCTGGGAATAACAATAACGACAGGTGATTGCAGTGAGGCAGACCACCGAAGCATTCCGCAGCCGTTACCGCGCAGGCATCCATCCCCTCTACAATCCGTGGCTCCATGGCACCTTCGTGCTCCTGTTCGGCGTTCTGGCCATCGCCGCGTTCTGGAGCACCGTCCACCAGGTCCAACCGCTGCAATGGCTGACGGTGCCGCTGACCTTGTTGCTGTTCAATTTCGGCGTGTACATGGTGCATCGCCACCTGGGGCATCACAAAAAAGCCTTCGCGCGGATGTTCTATGCCCGGCATGCCGGCGATCATCACAGTTTTTTCGCTCCCGGCAACATGACCTACGACAACGCTCGCGACTGGCGGGTGATTCTGTTTCCGGCGTGGCTGATCGTCCTGCACACACTGGTCATCACCTTGCCGATCTGGTGGCTGCTCACCCGGTTCGATACCAATGTCGCCGGCCTGGCGGGTGGCTGCCTGGTCCTCGGCTACCTCGCCTACGAGGTGCTCCACGCCTGCGAGCACCTGCCGCCGCACAATCCGTTGGCGCGCCTGCCATGGATCCGCCAGATGCGTCGCCTGCATGAGCTGCATCACCGCCGCGAGATGATGCAGGAGCGCAATTTCAATATCGTTTTTCCATTGATGGACTACCTGTTCGGCACCCTTTACTGGGAACCGGAGCAGGCCACCCCTTACCTGACGAGAACGCCCATGACCCGCATGCAGCATCAAGTCGACATCGCAGGAAATCCCATCGATGTACTCGCCTACGCCAGCACCGTGACCCGCTGGCCCGAGTGGCATCCTTCCTCGCTGAAGATCAATGGCCAGAAAGGCCCGCTGCACGCCGGCGCCCGGTTCGATGAGGACATTCGCGCAGGCGGACGCGACGGCCATTTGAGCTGGATGGTCGATGAGTATCTGCCGGGACGGCGCTGGGTGGCCCAGGCCCAGGGCGATCATGGTCTGTCGCTGGTGCTCACCTACGAATGCGAGGCGCTGGGGAATGCAACGCGGTTTATCCGCACCCTCGAATATCGGTTCAGCGGCCTGGGAATGCGTATCGCCAACCGGCTGCTGCTCAGGCGCCGGATTGATCGCGAGTCGGCCGCGTCGATGCTGGCCTTGCGCGAAATGGCGGAAAAGCAGCTGGCGCAGTCGGGAGTCAAAGCGTGAGTCGATCGATCCGGTTTCACCATTGGGTGTTGCTGTTGATCGTGCTCATTGGCGCGTTCCTGCTGCTGATGCCGACCAAGGTGCGGCCGGTGGCCTGGACACCGCCGCCCGCCCCCTCCCTCACCAACGGCGTGTATGCCGATAACCAGCGTCTGAAGGACGTGCAACCTGTCGGTGCCGTGGACATCGACGGTCCTGAAGCGCTACTGCTGGAAGACGACATGCTGATCACCGGTCTGCATGACGGCCGAGTGCTGCGTACCAGCCTGGACGGCAAGACCCGCACCGTCCTGACCGATACCGG
This genomic interval from Pseudomonas putida contains the following:
- the sohB gene encoding protease SohB, whose amino-acid sequence is MDFLSEYAVFLAKTVTLVIAILVVLASFAALRSKGRRKTAGQLQVSKLNDFYKGLRERLEQTLLDKDQLKALRKSQVKTEKKQKKKPEAKPRVFVLDFNGDIKASATESLRHEITALLTLATPKDEVVLRLESGGGMVHSYGLASSQLARIREAGVPLTVCIDKVAASGGYMMACIGQKIISAPFAILGSIGVVAQLPNVNRLLKKHDIDFEVLTAGEYKRTLTVFGENTEKGREKFQEDLDITHQLFKNFVSRYRPQLAIDEVATGEIWLGVAALDKQLVDELKTSDEYLAERAKQSELYHLHYAERKSLPERIGMAASGSVDRVLLSWWSRLTQQRFW
- a CDS encoding histidine phosphatase family protein, with amino-acid sequence MGSIYLIRHGQASFGADDYDVLSPTGIRQAEILGQHLAELGISFDRCLAGDLRRQQHTATSALEQFAAVGLPVPILETDSAFNEFDADAVIRALLPAMLPDEPHALDILRNAAQNRAEFQRIFALIIERWLAGTYDTPELESWLGFVERVRGGLNRILEQADNTQKIAVFTSGGTITALLHLITQMPAKQAFELNWQIVNTSLNHLKFRGREVALASFNGHAHLQLLKAPELITFR
- a CDS encoding SCP2 sterol-binding domain-containing protein — encoded protein: MTSVADAVQAMKAKFNPAAAAGLDLVFGFRIDETKHFSLVVKDSTCELKEGENPDAQVTLVMDGETLEGIVSGETDGMQAFMGGKLRAEGDMMLAMKLSELFPA
- a CDS encoding LysR family transcriptional regulator translates to MDIDLARTFLEIVRHGSLAAAAEKLHVTQTAITARVQKLESQLGSTLFVRNRAGARLTPNGEAFVVYANQLVETWEAARRDLPLPEGYHDVLHIGGEVSLCNPLMLSWAAELREKIPSHALRMEIRDGENLLRQLELGVLDAALVYQPEYWPRLQVEQVLEEKLVLVRLPGRADPYVYIDWGQDFRRQHDAALPEKAKAPLSFNLGPLGLQYILENGGSGYFRTRVVQSYLESGVLEQVPKAPEFNYPTYLVYSRDRDSPILQQAFDLLREVIRTDDDWSQRWDPLS
- a CDS encoding sterol desaturase/SRPBCC family protein; protein product: MRQTTEAFRSRYRAGIHPLYNPWLHGTFVLLFGVLAIAAFWSTVHQVQPLQWLTVPLTLLLFNFGVYMVHRHLGHHKKAFARMFYARHAGDHHSFFAPGNMTYDNARDWRVILFPAWLIVLHTLVITLPIWWLLTRFDTNVAGLAGGCLVLGYLAYEVLHACEHLPPHNPLARLPWIRQMRRLHELHHRREMMQERNFNIVFPLMDYLFGTLYWEPEQATPYLTRTPMTRMQHQVDIAGNPIDVLAYASTVTRWPEWHPSSLKINGQKGPLHAGARFDEDIRAGGRDGHLSWMVDEYLPGRRWVAQAQGDHGLSLVLTYECEALGNATRFIRTLEYRFSGLGMRIANRLLLRRRIDRESAASMLALREMAEKQLAQSGVKA